One genomic window of Salvia miltiorrhiza cultivar Shanhuang (shh) chromosome 4, IMPLAD_Smil_shh, whole genome shotgun sequence includes the following:
- the LOC131019498 gene encoding uncharacterized protein LOC131019498 isoform X2 encodes MWVLYVLSLPLTVGMVGWTLWYFVGPDVPFYVCVTVGYTWFCSLFMIFLVPADIWATISNKGGISFLWSWSYWSSFLLTWVVAPVIQGYEDAGDFTLRDRLKTSVHVNLIYYLCVGSIALFGLVLLIIMHKDWGGNILGLAMACANTFGLVTGAFLLGYGLSEIPKGVWRNANWTNRHKILSHNVYRMAVKLDDAHQEFSNAIVLNEDPTFKPQGGKLGEDDMDYDTDKKSMASLRRHLRRARERYYRYKSEYTNFVREALELEDTMKSYEHCSSNGWKYMSSFRSERKGEFGSFLDISELIWRCILKKQLERLMSIILGCMSSAILIAEATIMSNDVDLSLFSILINKVGKYELLVQVVALIPLIYMCICTYFSLIKIGMLTFYALTPRQTSSVSLLMICAMVARYAPPISYNFLNLISLENGAKTTFEKKMGNIDDAVPFFGRGFNRIYPLIMVIFTILVAINFFDHVIRYLRNWKIFSYQHEAFEDVDGFNPPGLVILKKERSWVEQGHKLGELVVPLARSFHNVNVDLESGGNNMIPQIRKQTSRLINEEEHAQQLRSVIHKDGSRRGEVRPQASRKDRGSDEGSDAMHQGKRSSSGITSTWESLKTGFHNFKSRVDANKFIRLGQAHDTDHFRTSSPESLDEIFERISRPSARHTSIGDDHDLDGDVVMAIHRQGHSR; translated from the exons ATGTGGGTGTTGTATGTGTTATCTCTGCCGCTGACGGTGGGGATGGTGGGCTGGACCCTTTGGTACTTCGTCGGCCCCGATGTCCCCTTTTATGTCTGCGTCACCGTCGGCTACACCTGGTTCTGCTCCCTCTTTATGATCTTCCTTGTCCCCGCCGACATCTGGGCT ACAATCAGCAACAAAGGAGGCATCTCCTTCTTGTGGAGCTGGTCATATTGGAGTTCATTTCTACTTACATG GGTTGTGGCACCTGTAATTCAGGGTTATGAAGATGCAGGGGACTTTACTCTCAGGGACAGATTGAAGACCAGTGTCCATGTAAATCTAATCTACTATTTATGCGTTGGTTCAATTGCATTGTTCGGACTTGTCCTGCTCATCATTATGCACAAGGACTG GGGTGGCAATATTTTGGGCCTTGCTATGGCTTGCGCAAATACATTTGGTCTAGTGACAGGAGCTTTCCTTTTGGGCTATGGTTTGAGTGAAATTCCGAAAGGTGTATGGAGAAACGCAAATTGGACAAATCGTCATAAAATTCTGTCTCATAATGTGTATAGAATGGCGGTCAAACTTGATGATGCTCATCAAGAATTTTCAAATGCAATAGTA CTTAATGAAGATCCTACTTTTAAACCACAAGGAGGGAAATTAGGGGAAGATGACATGGATTATGACACTGATAAAAAGAGCATGGCGTCTCTTAGACGACATCTGAGGAGAGCTAGAGAGAGGTATTACCGTTATAAAAG TGAGTATACGAATTTTGTTAGAGAGGCTTTAGAGCTAGAGGACACCATGAAGAGTTATGAGCATTGTAGTTCTAATGGATG GAAATACATGTCAAGTTTTAGATCTGAGCGTAAAGGCGAATTCGGGTCGTTTCTTGATATCTCTG aacTGATATGGCGATGCATATTGAAAAAACAACTTGAGAGACTTATGTCTATTATATTGGGTTGCATGAGTTCTGCAATTCTTATTGCAGAGGCCACTATTATGTCGAATGATGTAGATTTATCTCTTTTCTCAATTCTGATAAACAAGGTTGGCAAGTATGAGTTACTTGTGCAG GTTGTTGCTCTTATTCCTCTAATATACATGTGTATCTGcacatatttttctttaatcaagATAGGAATGCTGACATTTTATGCCCTGACTCCAAGACAAACAAGTTCAGTTAGCTTGCTGATGATATGCGC GATGGTTGCTCGTTATGCTCCTCCAATTTCATACAATTTTCTCAACCTCATCAGTCTTGAAAATGGCGCCAAGACTACATTTGAGAAG AAAATGGGGAATATTGATGATGCAGTGCCATTCTTTGGGAGAGGGTTCAATAGAATTTATCCACTCATTATGGTTATCTTCACCATATTGGTTGCAATAAATTTTTTTGATCACGTTATCAGATACTTAAGAAATTGGAAAATATTCAGTTATCAACACGAAGCATTTGAAGATGTAGATGGATTTAATCCACCGGGATTAGTTATTCTAAAGAAAG AACGATCTTGGGTTGAACAAGGACATAAACTAGGCGAACTTGTCGTTCCTTTGGCGAGAAGCTTCCACAATGTCAACGTTGATCTTGAGTCCGGAGGCAACAACATG ATTCCACAAATCAGAAAGCAAACATCAAGATTGATCAATGAGGAAGAGCATGCTCAACAACTGAGATCGGTGATACATAAAGATGGTAGTCGCAGGGGCGAGGTGAGACCACAAGCTAGCAGAAAGGATAGGGGAAGTGATGAAGGCAGTGATGCAATGCACCAAGGGAAGAGATCATCTAGTGGAATAACCTCGACATGGGAATCACTGAAGACAGGTTTCCACAATTTCAAGTCCCGTGTTGATGCTAACAAATTTATTCGACTAGGCCAAGCTCATGATACCGATCACTTTCGTACTTCTTCTCCTGAGTCTCTCGATGAGATCTTCGAGAGAATTAGTAGGCCCAGCGCGCGTCACACAAGCATTGGCGACGACCACGATCTTGATGGTGATGTTGTAATGGCCATCCACAGGCAAGGCCATAGCAGGTAG
- the LOC131019498 gene encoding uncharacterized protein LOC131019498 isoform X3 produces MGGNILGLAMACANTFGLVTGAFLLGYGLSEIPKGVWRNANWTNRHKILSHNVYRMAVKLDDAHQEFSNAIVVAQATSKQMSKHDPLKPYMNKIDKMLVKMLNEDPTFKPQGGKLGEDDMDYDTDKKSMASLRRHLRRARERYYRYKSEYTNFVREALELEDTMKSYEHCSSNGWKYMSSFRSERKGEFGSFLDISELIWRCILKKQLERLMSIILGCMSSAILIAEATIMSNDVDLSLFSILINKVGKYELLVQVVALIPLIYMCICTYFSLIKIGMLTFYALTPRQTSSVSLLMICAMVARYAPPISYNFLNLISLENGAKTTFEKKMGNIDDAVPFFGRGFNRIYPLIMVIFTILVAINFFDHVIRYLRNWKIFSYQHEAFEDVDGFNPPGLVILKKERSWVEQGHKLGELVVPLARSFHNVNVDLESGGNNMIPQIRKQTSRLINEEEHAQQLRSVIHKDGSRRGEVRPQASRKDRGSDEGSDAMHQGKRSSSGITSTWESLKTGFHNFKSRVDANKFIRLGQAHDTDHFRTSSPESLDEIFERISRPSARHTSIGDDHDLDGDVVMAIHRQGHSR; encoded by the exons AT GGGTGGCAATATTTTGGGCCTTGCTATGGCTTGCGCAAATACATTTGGTCTAGTGACAGGAGCTTTCCTTTTGGGCTATGGTTTGAGTGAAATTCCGAAAGGTGTATGGAGAAACGCAAATTGGACAAATCGTCATAAAATTCTGTCTCATAATGTGTATAGAATGGCGGTCAAACTTGATGATGCTCATCAAGAATTTTCAAATGCAATAGTA GTTGCCCAAGCGACATCAAAGCAAATGTCTAAGCATGATCCACTGAAACCATACATGAACAAAATTGACAAAATGTTGGTTAAGATG CTTAATGAAGATCCTACTTTTAAACCACAAGGAGGGAAATTAGGGGAAGATGACATGGATTATGACACTGATAAAAAGAGCATGGCGTCTCTTAGACGACATCTGAGGAGAGCTAGAGAGAGGTATTACCGTTATAAAAG TGAGTATACGAATTTTGTTAGAGAGGCTTTAGAGCTAGAGGACACCATGAAGAGTTATGAGCATTGTAGTTCTAATGGATG GAAATACATGTCAAGTTTTAGATCTGAGCGTAAAGGCGAATTCGGGTCGTTTCTTGATATCTCTG aacTGATATGGCGATGCATATTGAAAAAACAACTTGAGAGACTTATGTCTATTATATTGGGTTGCATGAGTTCTGCAATTCTTATTGCAGAGGCCACTATTATGTCGAATGATGTAGATTTATCTCTTTTCTCAATTCTGATAAACAAGGTTGGCAAGTATGAGTTACTTGTGCAG GTTGTTGCTCTTATTCCTCTAATATACATGTGTATCTGcacatatttttctttaatcaagATAGGAATGCTGACATTTTATGCCCTGACTCCAAGACAAACAAGTTCAGTTAGCTTGCTGATGATATGCGC GATGGTTGCTCGTTATGCTCCTCCAATTTCATACAATTTTCTCAACCTCATCAGTCTTGAAAATGGCGCCAAGACTACATTTGAGAAG AAAATGGGGAATATTGATGATGCAGTGCCATTCTTTGGGAGAGGGTTCAATAGAATTTATCCACTCATTATGGTTATCTTCACCATATTGGTTGCAATAAATTTTTTTGATCACGTTATCAGATACTTAAGAAATTGGAAAATATTCAGTTATCAACACGAAGCATTTGAAGATGTAGATGGATTTAATCCACCGGGATTAGTTATTCTAAAGAAAG AACGATCTTGGGTTGAACAAGGACATAAACTAGGCGAACTTGTCGTTCCTTTGGCGAGAAGCTTCCACAATGTCAACGTTGATCTTGAGTCCGGAGGCAACAACATG ATTCCACAAATCAGAAAGCAAACATCAAGATTGATCAATGAGGAAGAGCATGCTCAACAACTGAGATCGGTGATACATAAAGATGGTAGTCGCAGGGGCGAGGTGAGACCACAAGCTAGCAGAAAGGATAGGGGAAGTGATGAAGGCAGTGATGCAATGCACCAAGGGAAGAGATCATCTAGTGGAATAACCTCGACATGGGAATCACTGAAGACAGGTTTCCACAATTTCAAGTCCCGTGTTGATGCTAACAAATTTATTCGACTAGGCCAAGCTCATGATACCGATCACTTTCGTACTTCTTCTCCTGAGTCTCTCGATGAGATCTTCGAGAGAATTAGTAGGCCCAGCGCGCGTCACACAAGCATTGGCGACGACCACGATCTTGATGGTGATGTTGTAATGGCCATCCACAGGCAAGGCCATAGCAGGTAG
- the LOC131019498 gene encoding uncharacterized protein LOC131019498 isoform X1: MWVLYVLSLPLTVGMVGWTLWYFVGPDVPFYVCVTVGYTWFCSLFMIFLVPADIWATISNKGGISFLWSWSYWSSFLLTWVVAPVIQGYEDAGDFTLRDRLKTSVHVNLIYYLCVGSIALFGLVLLIIMHKDWGGNILGLAMACANTFGLVTGAFLLGYGLSEIPKGVWRNANWTNRHKILSHNVYRMAVKLDDAHQEFSNAIVVAQATSKQMSKHDPLKPYMNKIDKMLVKMLNEDPTFKPQGGKLGEDDMDYDTDKKSMASLRRHLRRARERYYRYKSEYTNFVREALELEDTMKSYEHCSSNGWKYMSSFRSERKGEFGSFLDISELIWRCILKKQLERLMSIILGCMSSAILIAEATIMSNDVDLSLFSILINKVGKYELLVQVVALIPLIYMCICTYFSLIKIGMLTFYALTPRQTSSVSLLMICAMVARYAPPISYNFLNLISLENGAKTTFEKKMGNIDDAVPFFGRGFNRIYPLIMVIFTILVAINFFDHVIRYLRNWKIFSYQHEAFEDVDGFNPPGLVILKKERSWVEQGHKLGELVVPLARSFHNVNVDLESGGNNMIPQIRKQTSRLINEEEHAQQLRSVIHKDGSRRGEVRPQASRKDRGSDEGSDAMHQGKRSSSGITSTWESLKTGFHNFKSRVDANKFIRLGQAHDTDHFRTSSPESLDEIFERISRPSARHTSIGDDHDLDGDVVMAIHRQGHSR, translated from the exons ATGTGGGTGTTGTATGTGTTATCTCTGCCGCTGACGGTGGGGATGGTGGGCTGGACCCTTTGGTACTTCGTCGGCCCCGATGTCCCCTTTTATGTCTGCGTCACCGTCGGCTACACCTGGTTCTGCTCCCTCTTTATGATCTTCCTTGTCCCCGCCGACATCTGGGCT ACAATCAGCAACAAAGGAGGCATCTCCTTCTTGTGGAGCTGGTCATATTGGAGTTCATTTCTACTTACATG GGTTGTGGCACCTGTAATTCAGGGTTATGAAGATGCAGGGGACTTTACTCTCAGGGACAGATTGAAGACCAGTGTCCATGTAAATCTAATCTACTATTTATGCGTTGGTTCAATTGCATTGTTCGGACTTGTCCTGCTCATCATTATGCACAAGGACTG GGGTGGCAATATTTTGGGCCTTGCTATGGCTTGCGCAAATACATTTGGTCTAGTGACAGGAGCTTTCCTTTTGGGCTATGGTTTGAGTGAAATTCCGAAAGGTGTATGGAGAAACGCAAATTGGACAAATCGTCATAAAATTCTGTCTCATAATGTGTATAGAATGGCGGTCAAACTTGATGATGCTCATCAAGAATTTTCAAATGCAATAGTA GTTGCCCAAGCGACATCAAAGCAAATGTCTAAGCATGATCCACTGAAACCATACATGAACAAAATTGACAAAATGTTGGTTAAGATG CTTAATGAAGATCCTACTTTTAAACCACAAGGAGGGAAATTAGGGGAAGATGACATGGATTATGACACTGATAAAAAGAGCATGGCGTCTCTTAGACGACATCTGAGGAGAGCTAGAGAGAGGTATTACCGTTATAAAAG TGAGTATACGAATTTTGTTAGAGAGGCTTTAGAGCTAGAGGACACCATGAAGAGTTATGAGCATTGTAGTTCTAATGGATG GAAATACATGTCAAGTTTTAGATCTGAGCGTAAAGGCGAATTCGGGTCGTTTCTTGATATCTCTG aacTGATATGGCGATGCATATTGAAAAAACAACTTGAGAGACTTATGTCTATTATATTGGGTTGCATGAGTTCTGCAATTCTTATTGCAGAGGCCACTATTATGTCGAATGATGTAGATTTATCTCTTTTCTCAATTCTGATAAACAAGGTTGGCAAGTATGAGTTACTTGTGCAG GTTGTTGCTCTTATTCCTCTAATATACATGTGTATCTGcacatatttttctttaatcaagATAGGAATGCTGACATTTTATGCCCTGACTCCAAGACAAACAAGTTCAGTTAGCTTGCTGATGATATGCGC GATGGTTGCTCGTTATGCTCCTCCAATTTCATACAATTTTCTCAACCTCATCAGTCTTGAAAATGGCGCCAAGACTACATTTGAGAAG AAAATGGGGAATATTGATGATGCAGTGCCATTCTTTGGGAGAGGGTTCAATAGAATTTATCCACTCATTATGGTTATCTTCACCATATTGGTTGCAATAAATTTTTTTGATCACGTTATCAGATACTTAAGAAATTGGAAAATATTCAGTTATCAACACGAAGCATTTGAAGATGTAGATGGATTTAATCCACCGGGATTAGTTATTCTAAAGAAAG AACGATCTTGGGTTGAACAAGGACATAAACTAGGCGAACTTGTCGTTCCTTTGGCGAGAAGCTTCCACAATGTCAACGTTGATCTTGAGTCCGGAGGCAACAACATG ATTCCACAAATCAGAAAGCAAACATCAAGATTGATCAATGAGGAAGAGCATGCTCAACAACTGAGATCGGTGATACATAAAGATGGTAGTCGCAGGGGCGAGGTGAGACCACAAGCTAGCAGAAAGGATAGGGGAAGTGATGAAGGCAGTGATGCAATGCACCAAGGGAAGAGATCATCTAGTGGAATAACCTCGACATGGGAATCACTGAAGACAGGTTTCCACAATTTCAAGTCCCGTGTTGATGCTAACAAATTTATTCGACTAGGCCAAGCTCATGATACCGATCACTTTCGTACTTCTTCTCCTGAGTCTCTCGATGAGATCTTCGAGAGAATTAGTAGGCCCAGCGCGCGTCACACAAGCATTGGCGACGACCACGATCTTGATGGTGATGTTGTAATGGCCATCCACAGGCAAGGCCATAGCAGGTAG